The proteins below are encoded in one region of Tepidimicrobium xylanilyticum:
- the rpsO gene encoding 30S ribosomal protein S15, translating to MTMTKEQKQQIIEEYRLHEGDTGSPEVQIAILTHRINALTEHLKVHKKDHHSRRGLFKMIGQRRGLLKYLENKDIERYRALIEKLGIRG from the coding sequence ATGACAATGACAAAAGAACAAAAACAACAAATAATTGAAGAATATCGACTACATGAAGGCGATACTGGTTCACCAGAAGTTCAAATTGCAATTTTAACACATAGAATCAACGCTTTAACAGAACATCTTAAAGTGCATAAAAAGGACCATCATTCGAGGAGAGGCCTATTTAAGATGATTGGTCAAAGAAGAGGTCTATTGAAATATCTAGAGAACAAAGATATAGAAAGATATCGAGCACTAATTGAAAAATTAGGTATTAGAGGATAA
- a CDS encoding bifunctional riboflavin kinase/FAD synthetase yields the protein MEIIDLNGYVERRFGTAVALGNFDGVHVGHEFLLKDNIKKAKEINLKSSVLLFKNHTKTTLNNKDKLKLEIITPYYKKIHLLKKLGIDLIYSIYFDESIMKLSPEEFVEKFLVKKLNSKLITVGFDYRFGYKAKGDSEYLKKLGKDMGFIVNIIEPIYIEGEPVSSTKIRNLLKSGLISKANHYLGKNYSIIGKVVKGDKRGTGMGFPTANLKLDDNYVIPKIGVYETMTIIDNEKYRSLTNIGYNPTFDGNELKIENHILDFEGNLYDKYIEVSFIDYIRDDVKFDTVEELINQIKMDIEYVMKKQ from the coding sequence ATGGAAATTATAGATTTAAATGGATATGTGGAAAGAAGATTTGGAACAGCTGTTGCTTTAGGGAATTTTGATGGTGTACATGTTGGTCACGAATTTTTGCTAAAAGATAACATAAAAAAAGCAAAAGAAATTAATTTAAAATCGTCTGTGTTATTATTTAAAAATCATACTAAAACAACTCTTAATAATAAAGATAAATTAAAGTTAGAAATTATCACTCCATATTACAAAAAAATACATTTATTAAAAAAACTAGGTATCGATTTAATATATAGTATTTACTTTGATGAAAGTATAATGAAATTATCACCGGAAGAATTTGTTGAGAAGTTTTTAGTTAAAAAGTTAAATTCAAAACTTATTACTGTAGGATTCGATTATAGATTTGGATATAAAGCCAAAGGCGATAGTGAATATTTAAAAAAATTAGGTAAGGATATGGGGTTTATAGTTAATATAATAGAACCAATTTACATTGAAGGAGAACCAGTTAGCAGTACTAAGATTCGTAACCTATTAAAATCTGGTTTGATTAGTAAGGCTAACCATTATCTTGGAAAAAACTATTCTATTATTGGGAAAGTGGTAAAAGGTGATAAAAGAGGAACTGGTATGGGTTTTCCTACTGCTAATTTAAAGTTAGATGATAATTATGTAATACCTAAGATTGGTGTATATGAAACTATGACTATTATAGACAACGAGAAATACAGGAGCTTAACCAATATTGGATATAATCCAACATTTGATGGAAACGAATTGAAAATTGAAAATCATATATTAGATTTTGAAGGAAATCTATATGATAAATATATTGAAGTAAGTTTCATTGATTATATAAGAGATGATGTAAAATTTGATACTGTTGAAGAATTAATTAATCAGATTAAAATGGATATTGAATATGTGATGAAAAAACAATAG
- the truB gene encoding tRNA pseudouridine(55) synthase TruB has translation MNGVVNIFKPRGITSHDVVKKMRKVLGIKKIGHTGTLDPNASGVLPLCIGKGTRISEYLLDLDKDYIGELTLGMATDTQDMEGKVISYSNKEVNESDIYSAFNRFIGEIYQVPPMYSAIKHEGKKLYELAREGKEVERPSRKVKIYDLKIHQIIGNKKVIFYVRCSRGTYIRTLCNDIGEILGTYGYMSYLIRVRVGNFDIKDSYSIEYIENLSKGDLKEIICPLDKSLIHLDSIDMENKFYGNLVNGNIIPLGWEMERPYQLNKPMRVYCKGKFIGIGRIFKIDNKVNLKMDKVLI, from the coding sequence ATGAATGGAGTAGTAAATATATTCAAACCTAGAGGCATTACTTCCCATGATGTAGTTAAAAAGATGAGAAAGGTTTTAGGAATAAAGAAAATTGGTCATACTGGAACCTTAGACCCCAATGCTTCTGGGGTACTTCCCTTGTGTATTGGTAAGGGAACGCGAATTAGCGAATATCTATTAGATTTAGACAAGGACTATATTGGGGAATTGACTCTTGGAATGGCTACCGACACTCAAGACATGGAGGGAAAAGTAATAAGTTACTCCAACAAAGAGGTCAATGAATCTGACATATACTCTGCATTTAACAGATTTATAGGGGAGATATATCAAGTTCCCCCCATGTATTCTGCCATAAAACATGAAGGAAAAAAATTATATGAATTGGCAAGAGAAGGTAAAGAAGTAGAGCGTCCTTCTAGAAAAGTAAAGATATATGATTTAAAAATACATCAAATAATAGGTAATAAAAAAGTAATATTCTATGTTAGATGTTCAAGGGGCACCTATATAAGGACTTTATGCAATGATATAGGTGAAATTTTGGGTACATATGGCTATATGTCTTACTTAATAAGAGTTAGAGTGGGTAATTTTGATATTAAGGATAGCTATAGCATTGAATATATAGAGAATTTAAGTAAAGGAGATTTAAAGGAGATCATTTGTCCATTAGATAAGAGTTTAATACACTTGGATTCTATTGATATGGAAAATAAATTTTATGGCAACTTAGTAAATGGCAATATTATTCCCTTAGGTTGGGAAATGGAAAGGCCTTATCAATTAAATAAACCTATGAGAGTATATTGTAAAGGCAAATTTATAGGAATAGGAAGGATATTTAAAATAGATAATAAAGTAAATTTAAAAATGGATAAAGTGCTTATATAA
- a CDS encoding DHH family phosphoesterase, protein MSNLINQNMMEAIDWINKSDNIYLVSHVQPDGDNIGSLLALGLAIKRLKGNVSIIKVDDIPSDFMFLPNIDMIKEQDINKPIDLLISLDCSDLGRLGIGKEFALKANIVINIDHHISNDNFGHINIVSPSSAATAEIVYDFINKMGVLIDKDIATCLYTGISTDTGSFTYSNTSYKTHLIAAELLKTGIDADYININLYQNRSMIRTKLFIDSLNSLETYLDDKVGLVMITQDMLKQNNAKMEDTEGIISFIKGIDSVEVACLLKEMDQREIKVSLRSKRYIDVSRICSKFNGGGHVRAAGCTIYEEILDAKKLILNEIISNFR, encoded by the coding sequence ATGAGTAATCTCATAAATCAAAATATGATGGAAGCCATAGATTGGATAAATAAATCCGATAATATCTATCTAGTATCACATGTACAACCTGATGGTGACAATATTGGGTCATTGTTAGCTCTGGGTTTGGCTATTAAGAGATTAAAAGGAAATGTAAGTATTATTAAAGTAGATGATATACCCTCTGATTTCATGTTTCTGCCTAATATAGATATGATTAAAGAGCAGGATATCAATAAACCTATAGATTTATTGATATCCTTGGATTGCAGTGATTTGGGTCGACTAGGTATAGGAAAGGAATTTGCTTTGAAAGCTAATATAGTAATTAACATCGATCATCATATATCGAATGACAATTTTGGGCACATAAATATCGTATCACCTTCTTCTGCTGCTACAGCTGAGATAGTTTATGATTTTATTAATAAAATGGGAGTCTTGATTGATAAAGACATTGCGACTTGTTTGTATACTGGCATTAGCACAGATACAGGTAGTTTCACATACAGCAATACTAGCTATAAAACTCATCTTATAGCTGCAGAGCTACTAAAAACTGGCATTGATGCTGACTATATTAATATAAATCTCTATCAAAACAGGAGTATGATTAGAACGAAATTATTCATTGACTCCCTAAACTCCTTGGAAACCTACTTAGATGATAAGGTAGGGCTAGTTATGATAACCCAAGATATGCTAAAACAGAATAATGCTAAGATGGAAGATACTGAAGGGATAATATCCTTCATAAAGGGTATTGATTCCGTTGAAGTAGCTTGTCTTTTAAAAGAAATGGATCAAAGGGAAATTAAGGTTAGTTTAAGGAGTAAAAGGTATATTGATGTTTCAAGGATATGTAGTAAATTTAATGGTGGTGGCCATGTTAGAGCTGCTGGTTGTACTATCTATGAAGAAATATTAGATGCTAAGAAGTTAATATTAAATGAAATCATATCAAATTTCAGGTGA
- the rbfA gene encoding 30S ribosome-binding factor RbfA: protein MNPKRLNRISEEIKKVVSELISREIKDPRVNPMTSIVDVKVTNDLSYANIYVSVLGDKEAKNDTITGLNNAKGFIRKEMGRRIDLRHVPEINFHLDESIEQGLYISKLIDEVSKENRIRRGDENE, encoded by the coding sequence ATGAATCCTAAAAGATTGAATAGAATTTCAGAAGAAATTAAAAAGGTTGTTTCAGAGCTAATATCTAGAGAAATAAAGGACCCAAGAGTTAATCCTATGACTAGTATAGTCGATGTAAAGGTGACTAACGATTTGAGTTATGCAAATATTTATGTCAGTGTTCTTGGTGATAAAGAAGCTAAAAATGATACTATAACAGGGCTTAATAATGCAAAAGGTTTCATCAGAAAAGAGATGGGAAGAAGGATAGATTTAAGACATGTTCCAGAAATCAACTTTCATCTAGATGAATCGATAGAACAAGGCCTTTATATTTCAAAATTAATTGATGAGGTAAGTAAGGAAAATAGAATTAGAAGAGGAGATGAGAATGAGTAA
- the infB gene encoding translation initiation factor IF-2 encodes MGVHSLVKIRVYELAKELGMTSKDLMQKLKDLDINISSHMSSIENEEAEMIKELFEEEKESKVKDSKPSKKKSKKKVNKENKGKKAEVIPQKEKEEKEEIIEIDDTIIVKDLADKMGLSVTQVISKLIGLGVMANQNQSIDFDTASIVGDEFGFKIVKSNIEDETSMVEEFRLDFEDDPEDLKPRPPVVTVMGHVDHGKTSLLDAIRKTSVTSQEAGGITQHIGASTVNIDGNKIVFLDTPGHEAFTSMRARGAQVTDIAILVVAADDGVMPQTVEAINHAKAANVPIIVAVNKIDKPTANVDRIKQELVEHGLVPEEWGGDTICVPVSALKKEGIDELLEMILLVAEMQELKANPNRNAVGTVIEAQLDKGRGPVATVLVQKGTLKVGDMVVSGSAYGRVRAMFDDKGKRVKKAGPSMPVAILGLSEVPLSGDLLYAADDEKTVKEYAERNKELAREEQLKSSQKVSLDDLFERIQLGEIKDLNIIIKTDVRGTIDAIRQSLEKLETDEVKINIIHGGVGGITESDIMLASASNAIIIGFNVRPTLNALDIAKREKVDVRTYRVIYDAIEDIKSAIKGMLEPQYEEEVIGRAEIRAVFKVPNVGNVAGIYVQQGKITRSSSIRLLRNDVVVYEGKVSSLKRFKDDVREISSGYEGGLGLENYNDIKEGDILEAYIMKEVER; translated from the coding sequence ATGGGGGTGCATAGTTTGGTTAAGATAAGAGTTTATGAATTGGCAAAGGAACTTGGAATGACTAGTAAAGATTTAATGCAAAAGCTAAAAGATTTAGATATTAATATTAGCAGCCATATGAGTTCAATAGAAAATGAAGAAGCAGAGATGATAAAAGAGCTTTTTGAAGAGGAAAAGGAATCAAAAGTCAAAGACAGTAAACCAAGCAAGAAAAAGAGTAAGAAAAAAGTGAATAAAGAAAATAAGGGTAAAAAAGCTGAAGTAATACCACAAAAAGAGAAAGAAGAGAAAGAGGAAATTATAGAAATAGATGATACGATTATAGTAAAGGATTTGGCAGACAAAATGGGATTAAGTGTTACCCAGGTAATTAGCAAGTTGATTGGATTAGGTGTTATGGCAAACCAGAACCAATCCATCGATTTTGATACTGCTAGTATTGTTGGAGACGAGTTTGGATTTAAAATTGTTAAGAGCAATATAGAAGATGAAACGAGTATGGTAGAGGAGTTCCGTTTAGATTTTGAAGATGATCCAGAGGATTTAAAACCAAGACCACCTGTAGTTACAGTTATGGGACATGTAGACCATGGCAAAACTTCGTTATTAGATGCAATTAGAAAGACTTCAGTAACTTCACAAGAAGCAGGTGGGATAACACAACATATAGGGGCTTCAACGGTAAATATAGATGGTAATAAAATTGTTTTTTTGGATACACCAGGGCATGAAGCTTTCACTTCTATGAGAGCTAGAGGTGCACAAGTTACAGATATAGCAATTTTAGTCGTAGCAGCTGATGATGGAGTAATGCCTCAAACAGTAGAAGCTATAAACCATGCTAAAGCTGCGAATGTACCTATAATAGTAGCGGTTAACAAAATTGATAAACCTACAGCTAACGTGGATAGAATTAAACAAGAATTGGTAGAGCATGGATTGGTTCCAGAAGAGTGGGGAGGAGATACAATTTGTGTACCCGTTTCAGCATTGAAAAAAGAGGGTATAGATGAATTACTTGAGATGATTCTTTTAGTAGCAGAAATGCAGGAATTAAAAGCCAATCCAAATAGAAATGCTGTAGGGACTGTTATTGAAGCCCAGTTAGATAAGGGAAGGGGTCCAGTTGCAACAGTATTAGTGCAAAAGGGTACATTAAAAGTAGGGGATATGGTGGTATCTGGAAGTGCATATGGAAGAGTTAGAGCAATGTTTGATGATAAAGGAAAGAGGGTTAAAAAAGCAGGTCCATCCATGCCAGTTGCCATATTGGGATTATCGGAAGTGCCTTTATCTGGTGACTTGTTATATGCAGCTGATGATGAGAAAACTGTTAAAGAATATGCTGAAAGAAACAAAGAGCTTGCACGGGAAGAACAACTGAAGTCTTCACAAAAGGTATCTTTAGATGACCTGTTTGAAAGAATTCAATTAGGAGAAATAAAAGATTTAAATATAATTATAAAAACTGATGTTAGAGGAACAATAGATGCTATAAGACAATCATTAGAAAAATTGGAAACTGATGAGGTAAAGATCAATATAATTCATGGAGGGGTTGGAGGTATTACTGAAAGCGATATAATGTTAGCTTCAGCATCAAATGCTATTATCATTGGATTTAACGTTAGACCCACATTGAATGCTCTAGATATAGCAAAAAGAGAGAAGGTAGATGTAAGAACATATAGAGTTATTTACGATGCAATAGAGGACATAAAATCGGCTATTAAAGGGATGTTAGAGCCTCAGTACGAAGAGGAAGTTATAGGCAGAGCTGAAATAAGAGCAGTATTTAAGGTGCCAAATGTAGGGAATGTAGCAGGAATCTACGTACAGCAAGGCAAAATTACAAGAAGTAGCAGCATTCGTCTATTGAGAAATGATGTAGTAGTTTATGAAGGAAAAGTTTCATCTTTAAAACGATTTAAAGACGACGTTAGGGAGATAAGCTCAGGTTATGAGGGTGGCTTAGGATTAGAAAATTACAATGATATAAAAGAAGGTGACATTTTAGAAGCCTATATAATGAAAGAAGTGGAAAGATAA
- the rnpM gene encoding RNase P modulator RnpM translates to MRKKKIPLRKCVACNENKPKREMIRIVKNKEGVVDVDLTGRMNGRGAYICYNVDCLSKSKKGKKLDRALEITIPEDVYSKIMEVIEEASEADK, encoded by the coding sequence TTGAGAAAGAAAAAAATACCATTGAGGAAATGCGTTGCTTGTAATGAAAATAAGCCAAAAAGAGAAATGATTAGGATTGTAAAGAATAAAGAAGGAGTTGTGGATGTAGATTTAACTGGTAGGATGAATGGCAGAGGTGCTTATATTTGTTATAATGTGGATTGTTTAAGTAAATCCAAAAAAGGTAAGAAATTGGATAGAGCTTTAGAAATAACAATACCCGAAGATGTTTATTCTAAAATAATGGAAGTAATAGAAGAAGCGTCAGAAGCTGATAAATAA
- the nusA gene encoding transcription termination factor NusA — MNAEFIDALVEIEKEKGISKDIIFDALESALISSYKKNFGSSQNVEVTIDRNTGEVKVFAKKTVVEELENETLEISLEDAKAINEKYQIGDVVKIEVTPRNFGRIAAQTAKQVVIQRIKDAERDVIYEEFINRENEIITGMVQRISKNNVYIDLGRTEGVLLPTEQIEGEVYNQGDRLKLYILEVKKTTKGPQIILSRSHPGLVKRLFELEVPEIHEGIVEIYAISREAGSRTKIAVYSKDPNVDPVGACVGFKGSRVKAIVEELNGEKIDIIVWSKNIEEFIANSLSPSKVLKVEINEREKSALIVVPDYQLSLAIGKEGQNARLAAKLTNWKIDIKSESQYNEETRS; from the coding sequence ATGAATGCAGAGTTTATTGATGCCCTTGTGGAGATTGAAAAGGAAAAAGGGATCTCCAAAGACATCATTTTTGATGCTTTAGAGTCTGCTCTTATATCAAGTTATAAGAAGAACTTTGGATCATCTCAAAATGTTGAAGTGACAATTGATAGGAATACTGGAGAAGTTAAGGTATTTGCTAAAAAAACAGTAGTTGAAGAATTGGAAAATGAAACATTGGAGATTAGCTTAGAAGATGCTAAGGCAATTAATGAAAAATATCAGATTGGCGATGTGGTTAAAATAGAAGTGACCCCAAGAAATTTTGGAAGGATTGCTGCTCAGACTGCAAAACAGGTAGTAATACAAAGAATTAAGGATGCGGAAAGAGATGTTATATATGAAGAATTTATAAATAGAGAAAATGAAATAATAACTGGGATGGTACAGAGAATCAGTAAGAATAACGTATATATCGATTTAGGAAGGACTGAAGGGGTACTACTTCCCACAGAACAAATTGAGGGAGAAGTGTACAATCAAGGGGATAGGCTAAAATTATATATACTAGAAGTTAAGAAGACTACTAAAGGACCACAAATAATACTTTCTAGGTCCCATCCTGGATTGGTAAAAAGACTTTTTGAGTTGGAAGTCCCTGAAATCCACGAAGGCATCGTAGAGATATACGCCATATCAAGAGAAGCAGGTTCAAGGACTAAAATAGCGGTCTACTCAAAAGACCCTAATGTAGACCCTGTAGGGGCATGTGTTGGGTTTAAAGGTAGCAGGGTTAAAGCAATAGTTGAAGAATTAAACGGTGAGAAAATAGATATTATAGTTTGGAGTAAAAATATTGAGGAATTTATTGCTAATAGCTTAAGTCCCTCTAAAGTCCTAAAAGTAGAAATCAATGAAAGAGAGAAATCTGCATTGATTGTAGTTCCAGACTATCAGCTATCCTTGGCTATTGGCAAAGAAGGACAAAATGCTAGATTGGCTGCTAAGCTTACTAATTGGAAAATAGACATTAAAAGTGAAAGTCAATATAATGAAGAAACGAGATCTTGA